In one Arenibacter antarcticus genomic region, the following are encoded:
- a CDS encoding DUF2795 domain-containing protein, which produces MYWTLELASYLSDAPWPATKDELIDYSIRTGAPLEVVENLQSMEEEGGEIYESIEEIWPDYPTEEDYLWNEDEY; this is translated from the coding sequence ATGTATTGGACATTAGAATTAGCATCCTATTTGAGCGATGCGCCTTGGCCAGCGACCAAAGACGAATTGATAGATTACTCTATTAGAACCGGCGCTCCTTTGGAGGTTGTAGAAAATCTACAATCCATGGAAGAAGAGGGTGGGGAGATATATGAGTCAATTGAAGAAATTTGGCCAGACTACCCTACAGAAGAAGATTATCTTTGGAACGAGGACGAGTATTAA
- a CDS encoding cob(I)yrinic acid a,c-diamide adenosyltransferase yields MKIYTKTGDDGTTGLFGGTRVPKHHIRIESYGTIDELNSWIGLIKDQKIDPFSEKVLETIQDKLFTIGALLAVDPKKEKLKNGKDRLNIPKIDPSDLELLEKEIDRMEQNLAPMTNFILPGGHPTVSYCHISRTICRRAERLVSQLNQSSSVDPNILAYINRLSDYLFVLARNLSQFLKVEEVKWIPNKNDR; encoded by the coding sequence ATGAAAATATACACCAAAACTGGGGACGATGGTACTACAGGACTATTTGGGGGTACCCGTGTTCCCAAGCATCATATCCGAATAGAGAGCTACGGTACCATTGACGAATTAAATTCATGGATAGGCTTAATCAAGGACCAAAAGATAGATCCCTTCTCCGAGAAAGTCTTGGAGACTATTCAAGATAAACTCTTTACCATAGGCGCTTTGTTGGCTGTAGATCCAAAAAAAGAAAAACTAAAAAACGGAAAAGACCGCTTAAACATTCCTAAAATAGACCCCAGCGATCTGGAATTATTAGAAAAAGAAATTGATCGAATGGAGCAAAACTTGGCACCCATGACCAATTTTATACTTCCAGGTGGACATCCAACCGTGTCTTATTGTCACATTTCTAGGACTATTTGCCGAAGGGCAGAACGTCTGGTGTCTCAACTCAACCAATCATCCTCCGTAGACCCAAATATATTGGCCTATATTAACCGACTTTCAGATTATTTATTTGTATTGGCACGAAATTTATCACAATTCCTTAAGGTAGAGGAGGTTAAGTGGATTCCCAACAAAAATGATCGTTAA